In Schizosaccharomyces osmophilus chromosome 2, complete sequence, the following proteins share a genomic window:
- the avl9 gene encoding post-Golgi vesicle-mediated transport protein Avl9 — MDDYITASIFYCMVTVDFHHIRGPEIEHVFPQSIELPKEWSILPFLCLPDGAHMQEKDFVYFTLPYPNPQHSTAFGLACSRQLSIDHVKNLPSDVTRPSIQKAVVLICSTPQFGHIKDNLEIVTDAYFSQNDFSDLTILHDFYKSLVNKGPQLQVSLGVNSKDVFLCWKQNTLVLLKLVLLGKKVLVYDRVAERLGNLQYSLLSLIPNMLLSLHDSADPSSNYLKSTLSKPSSLKTSDKDSLMAYLGFPLLLFGEKSMFSPYTPLQQVHVLESSSTKSWLAGSTNTLIMLNQNRMADVVVRADTGEICYKDNSIKSIVNLTRADKRWTDDILSVISTHEEKSLPEYEGSNEWLRARFEAYIFGFLSTVKYYSFLHSRDEGELQKYNSLPSTDCISDYGQPFLDEWMKTATYSAWNPIADDDMFDVVLAQHPYCQTRPQKLSTRLSGFLSSIRNSQINKSSTIETPDTSSSTSSHHH, encoded by the exons ATGGATGATTACATAACTGCATCTATCTTTTACTGCATGGTTACCGTAGATTT TCATCATATACGTGGCCCTGAAATCGAGCATGTATTTCCGCAATCAATAGAATTACCAAAGGAATGGTCCATACTGCCCTTTTTATGTTTGCCTGATGGCGCTCACATG CAAGAGAAAGATTTTGTATACTTCACTTTACCATACCCTAATCCACAGCACTCGACAGCCTTTGGGCTGGCTTGTAGTCGCCAGCTAAGCATTGATCATGTAAAAAACCTTCCTTCGGATGTAACTCGGCCTAGCATTCAAAAGGCTGTTGTGCTCATATGTTCCACACCTCAATTCGGCCACATCAAAGACAACTTGGAAATCGTGACCGATGCCTACTTTTCTCAAAACGATTTTTCTGATTTGACCATTCTTCAT GATTTTTACAAGAGCTTAGTCAACAAAGGTCCTCAATTACAAGTATCGCTAGGAGTTAATAGTAAAgatgtttttttatgttgGAAGCAAAATACCCTAGTGTTGTTGAAACTTGTTCTTTTAGGTAAAAAAGTCCTTGTCTATGATCGAGTTGCTGAACGGTTGGGTAATTTACAATACTCTCTCTTATCATTGATTCCAAATATGCTTTTGAGTCTACATGACTCTGCTGATCCGTCATCAAACTATCTCAAATCGACTTTGTCTAAGCCgtcttctttaaaaacaaGTGACAAAGATTCCTTGATGGCTTACCTTGGTTTTCCGTTACTACTTTTTGGAGAGAAGAGTATGTTTTCTCCTTATACACCTCTACAACAAGTTCACGTTTTGGAATCGAGTTCTACGAAAAGCTGGCTTGCTGGATCTACAAACACTCTCATTATGCTGAATCAAAACAGGATGGCTGACGTTGTGGTTCGGGCAGATACAGGAGAAATTTGTTACAAAGATAATTCGATCAAGTCTATCGTCAATCTCACAAGAGCCGATAAAAGATGGACGGATGATATCCTATCAGTAATTTCTACTCATGAAGAGAAATCCTTACCGGAATACGAAGGAAGCAATGAATGGCTACGGGCCCGATTTGAAGCATAcatatttggatttttatCTACCGTTAAATACTACTCTTTTCTCCATTCTAGAGATGAAGGTGAGCTGCAGAAATATAATTCTCTACCTTCCACTGACTGTATATCCGACTATGGGCAACCCTTTTTGGATGAATGGATGAAAACGGCAACATATAGTGCGTGGAACCCTATTGCCGATGACGATATGTTTGATGTCGTATTGGCACAGCATCCGTACTGTCAAACTCGTCCACAGAAACTTTCGACGAGACTTTCTGGATTTTTGTCATCTATTCGCAACTctcaaataaataagagTTCTACTATAGAAACTCCCGATACTTCATCATCTACCTCTTCCCACCATCATTAA
- the wtf28 gene encoding wtf meiotic driver (syntenic with wtf35 in CBS 15792) — protein sequence MKNKYTPISDSDDSSKTLNDEKVDSQSFPSDGTPPPYSASTKFIDLEMAPETEESSKKKRYLTPRELAIVFAIFIVYNVCLIIARVILLVYEIPFNQLAVWVLFGVWCALFLSLTIVITQMPKEWFTQAGRATKNVLSAMCISVLCVCFLDVLGFTAYYAAKKFTGFEKINNNFFYFVCFVNVVLFLLLTMNANARELLRLVLVDLRNGIGNGIGNAVDRILDTNRGEQVPQNEEIELQPLAEQSAEV from the exons atgaaaaacaaatatactcctatttcagattctgatgactcttccaaaacgctcaatgatgaaaaggtaGATAGTCAGTCGTTTCCTTCTGATGGTACGCCTCCTCCGTATTCAG CTTCAACCAAATTTATTGATCTCGAAATGGCTCctgaaacagaagaaagttctaaaaagaaaagatatctGACGCCTCGTGAATtagcaattgtttttgctatttttattgtatatAATGTATGCTTGATTATTGCGAGGgtcattcttcttgtttatgaGATTCCGTTTAATCAGCTTGCCGTTTGGGTACTTTTTGGCGTTTGGTGCGCTCTATTTCTGTCATTGACAATTG TAATAACTCAAATGCCTAAAGAATGGTTCACGCAAGCTGGAAGAGCAACCAAAAACGTATTGTCAGCTATGTGTATCTCAGTATTATGTGTGTGTTTTCTCGATGTCCTCGGTTTCACCGCGTATTATGCTGCAAAGAAGTTCacaggatttgaaaagataaacaataattttttctattttgtttgttttgttaacgttgtcttgtttcttttattgacGA TGAATGCAAATGCGCGTGAACTATTAAGATTAGTTCTCGTCGATCTGAGAAACGGAATAGGAAACGGCATAGGAAACGCTGTGGATCGTATTTTAG ATACAAATCGAGGAGAGCAAGTACCTCagaacgaagaaatcgaaCTTCAGCCTCTTGCTGAGCAAAGCGCTGAAGTTTGA
- the gpa2 gene encoding heterotrimeric G protein alpha-2 subunit Gpa2 — MVMIGTLSTDGDSRKVSHKIEKQIEAQHLKNRKTYKILLLGASDSGKSTVSKQIKILNANGFNQEEIMSFIPVVRRNLLDSAKMLMRFVGNEEVPLDPLNIHNCEIVERFIPNPGELVSTVFGKAIFDLWSVSNIRRCMYRNDSVLIDSAPYFFQRANDICSPDYVPSIDDILHSRNSTMGISEISFSLNHLQIRMFDVGGQRTERRKWIYCFENVNSIIFCVSLNDFDKKLYERNVADRNRLLESVALFDSIINSQWFVESSIILFLNKFDLFRKKLEYVSFTDHFPQYSGKTNVKGVTKFILWMFVNPSVNRLRHNIYPHITTAVDTSNIKVVFAAVTETILQHSLKEVGMF; from the exons ATGGTCATGATTGGTACTCTGTCCACGGACGGAGATTCACGAAAAGTCAGTCATaagattgaaaaacaaattgagGCTCaacatttaaaaaatcgCAAAACATACAAAATTCTGTTATTAG GTGCTTCTGATAGCGGAAAAAGTACTGTAAgcaaacaaattaaaattttAAACGCAAATGGTTTTAACCAGGAAGAAATCATGTCATTTATTCCTGTTGTCCGGCGGAATTTACTGGATTCGGCAAAAATGCTCATGAGGTTCGTTGGGAACGAAGAGGTTCCCTTAGATCCATTAAACATTCATAATTGTGAAATCGTTGAACGATTTATTCCCAATCCCGGTGAGCTTGTCTCTACGGTTTTCGGAAAAGCCATTTTCGACCTATGGTCCGTCAGCAATATCCGAAGGTGCATGTATAGAAACGATTCTGTTCTTATTGATTCTGCTCCTTACTTCTTTCAACGTGCAAATGACATCTGTAGTCCAGACTACGTACCGTCCATCGATGACATTTTGCATTCCCGAAATTCCACAATGGGGATCTctgaaatttctttttccttaaaCCATTTACAAATCCGTATGTTCGACGTCGGTGGACAACGGACCGAGCGGAGGAAATGGATTTACTGCTTTGAAAACGTCAattctattattttttgtgtttCCCTCAATGATTTCGATAAAAAGCTCTATGAACGAAATGTCGCTGACCGGAACCGGTTGCTTGAAAGTGTTGCTCTTTTTGATTCCATTATCAATAGCCAATGGTTTGTTGAGTCTTCCatcattctctttttaaatAAGTTTGATTTGTTTCGAAAAAAGTTGGAATATGTTTCATTTACCGACCATTTCCCTCAATACTCTGGCAAAACCAATGTGAAAGGCGTTACAAAGTTTATTCTTTGGATGTTTGTGAATCCCAGCGTCAACCGACTTAGGCATAATATTTACCCTCACATAACTACTGCCGTTGACACTTCCAATATTAAAGTTGTTTTTGCTGCTGTAACAGAAACAATTTTACAACATAGCTTGAAGGAAGTCGGAATGTTCTAG
- a CDS encoding mitochondrial hydrogen/potassium transport system protein, with protein MKIIALPLPKQRVFLHCYPSEILLKKVTIHDRIINRIYNTWDAWSKSKSYIRQKTVSLGNSVLHRTSHEESFLRSLSSAKKLNDKEFYSSTVIERPDSLEPNRIFQELIRLQEMKRLHRNNLIANIVGLPLTIPFILVPIVPNVPGFYLCYRAYCNYRALIGASQITRLLDNKELQIQSNEKIELAYRSYLDGDHHKLNEAVGHQEFSDRYERAIEQELKSSKNQ; from the coding sequence ATGAAGATTATTGCACTTCCCTTACCCAAGCAAAGGGTTTTTCTGCATTGCTATCCATCAGAaatccttttgaaaaaggtTACGATCCATGATAGAATAATAAATCGTATCTACAATACTTGGGATGCTTGGAGCAAGTCTAAAAGCTACATTAGGCAAAAGACAGTTTCTTTAGGAAACAGCGTGTTACATCGAACTTCCCATGAGGAAAGCTTTTTAAGATCATTATCATCGGCTAAAAAGCTCAACGACAAGGAATTCTATTCTTCGACTGTCATAGAGCGACCCGATTCCTTAGAACCTAACAGGATATTCCAAGAACTCATTCGACTACAAGAAATGAAACGGTTGCACCGAAATAATCTAATTGCTAACATTGTAGGACTTCCTCTAACTATACCATTTATCCTAGTTCCCATCGTTCCAAATGTCCCAggattttatttatgttaCCGAGCATATTGCAACTATAGAGCCTTGATTGGGGCTTCACAAATTACTCGTCTACTTGACAATAAAGagcttcaaattcaaagtaATGAAAAAATCGAATTGGCGTATCGTTCCTATTTAGATGGTGATCACCACAAATTAAACGAGGCTGTTGGACACCAAGAATTTAGTGATCGATATGAAAGAGCTATTGAGCAAGAACTAAAGTCTTCTAAAAATCAATAA
- a CDS encoding plasma membrane beta-glucan biosynthesis protein, with translation MNFDPAKLPKEPDSVYISPIWLNHSDHSSNSGSSSFNISERTSTSSNISPLPNTNSFLHSEETPITNEALSHSLLHQEELSRYPSFFCNPNNGINSSASSREGFKGSDYAQSIINPSLFGHFDANWIYRCKEEDDDIHNPNFSVLSVDQYKKSLGWSRWGDIISLLLLLLGFILLFIIFPALTYTGNVSPKKEHNPAMAEQVTDHLFGLLRFPRTDLVDPDTPDSALTKVGVNGKNYKLMFSDEFNKPGRSFYPGDDQFWEASDLHYAATNDLEWYDPDAITTVNGTLDIKLESFANHNLNFRSGMLQSWNKLCWKGGIIEISASLGGSGEHAGLWPGLWTIGNLARPGYMATTEGVWPYSYSQCDAGITPNQSSWDGISYLPGQKLSSCTCDGEDHPSLGVGRGAPEIDALEGSTEKLNPDDELDVGSASQSSQFAPFDLFYLPNYDYLVIHNQSVTHMNSYVGGPFQQALSGITILNNSWYERRAFQTYGFDYKPGEADGYVSWFVGPNHTWTMLGAAVGPNGNVGARQISEEPMSIVFNLGISNNWAYYYFRDLHMPATMSIDFIRIYQDPEDDNMHIGCDPPGYPTTEYIANHPIAYKNANKTSWEMTGYEWPKNSLMHGCSV, from the coding sequence atgaaCTTCGATCCAGCAAAGCTGCCTAAAGAACCTGACAGTGTATACATTAGTCCCATTTGGTTAAATCACTCTGATCATTCTTCTAACTCTGGGTCATCATCGTTCAACATTTCCGAGCGTACCTctacttcttcaaatatttcCCCTCTTCCCAATACAAATAGCTTTCTTCATTCCGAAGAAACACCTATTACTAACGAAGCTCTTTCACACTCCCTCCTTCATCAAGAGGAATTGAGCAGGTatccttccttcttttgcaatCCTAATAATGGCATTAACTCCTCTGCAAGTAGCAGAGAAGGATTTAAAGGTTCAGATTATGCTCAAAGTATCATTAATCCGTCCTTGTTCGGGCACTTTGATGCTAATTGGATTTACCGGTGCAAAGAGGAGGATGATGATATTCataatccaaatttttccGTCCTCAGTGTTGATCAATATAAGAAGTCTTTGGGTTGGTCTCGCTGGGGGGATATTATATcgcttcttcttttattacttggtttcattttgcttttcataatCTTCCCAGCGTTGACCTACACTGGAAATGTTTCTCCTAAAAAGGAACATAACCCTGCTATGGCTGAGCAAGTTACTGATCATCTATTTGGTCTTTTGCGTTTTCCTCGAACTGACCTGGTGGATCCTGACACTCCAGATTCTGCGCTAACCAAGGTTGGTGTAAATGGAAAAAACTACAAACTGATGTTTTCTGATGAATTCAATAAACCAGGTAGGAGTTTCTATCCTGGAGATGACCAGTTCTGGGAGGCGTCGGATTTACATTATGCTGCAACTAATGACTTGGAGTGGTATGATCCAGATGCAATAACTACTGTCAATGGTACATTGGATATTAAACTAGAATCTTTTGCAAATCataatttgaattttcGATCCGGCATGTTGCAATCATGGAACAAGCTTTGTTGGAAGGGCGGCATCATAGAGATTTCTGCTTCACTTGGAGGCTCTGGTGAGCACGCTGGCTTATGGCCCGGTCTGTGGACAATTGGTAACCTCGCTCGTCCTGGTTATATGGCCACGACAGAAGGAGTATGGCCTTATTCTTATTCCCAGTGTGACGCTGGAATAACACCAAATCAGTCATCTTGGGATGGCATATCGTATTTACCCGGACAAAAATTGTCTAGCTGCACATGCGATGGTGAAGATCATCCTAGCCTTGGCGTTGGCCGTGGCGCACCAGAGATCGATGCGCTTGAAGGATCTACTGAAAAGCTTAACCCGGATGATGAGCTTGACGTTGGGTCCGCTTCCCAATCTAGTCAGTTTGCTCCATTTGATCTGTTCTATCTTCCAAATTATGATTATTTGGTAATCCACAATCAAAGCGTAACCCACATGAATTCTTATGTGGGTGGTCCGTTTCAGCAAGCATTATCCGGAATAACTATTTTAAACAATAGTTGGTATGAACGGAGGGCTTTCCAAACTTATGGTTTTGACTATAAGCCAGGTGAAGCCGATGGATATGTATCATGGTTTGTAGGTCCCAATCACACTTGGACAATGCTTGGAGCAGCTGTTGGTCCTAACGGTAACGTCGGGGCCCGACAAATAAGCGAGGAACCCATGTCCATCGTATTTAATTTGGGTATCTCAAATAATTGGGCTTATTACTACTTCCGGGATTTGCATATGCCAGCCACCATGTCGATTGATTTCATCCGTATTTATCAGGACCCTGAAGATGACAATATGCACATTGGATGTGATCCACCTGGGTATCCTACAACTGAGTATATTGCAAACCATCCTATTGCTTATAAAAACGCGAACAAAACGAGCTGGGAAATGACTGGATACGAATGGCCAAAGAATAGTTTAATGCATGGTTGTAGtgtttaa
- the ssr2 gene encoding SWI/SNF and RSC complex subunit Ssr2 — protein MSLETVPAPFIVEQMHPIIVPSYAGWFDMSKIHDIERKSNPEFFNGKSPLKSPSVYKEYRDFMINTYRLEPTEYLTVTACRRNLVGDVCAIIRVHAFLEQWGLINYQVDPETRPPFRLPPVSGHVQAINNTPILTQEILSQHAPIKNENETPTPKFLKVEEREYDPKEEKLKVKDDTPEKDPPSSLLPHKTCYSCGVDCSQAWYHNLKNKEYTICPHCYHQGRFASSYTSSDFLFMEGVTFAHDRDAPWTEQETLLLLEGIEEYDDDWNQISLHVGTRTKEQCLVHFLQLPIEDPYKKVQQDDYGPFQQGFLPFRETENPVLSTLTFLASIIQQQTNSNPSAKFPTEKHSESPEKKDKKMDSPSSNALETAARAAINAAAEKSRIISSCERRHLRRLVFLLIQSQLEKVEIKMKVLEELEKFCSLELSELDVRAKKLILERLSTKRMLLEFDSQLKGALNLGGEEGLRILDDMMNTEHTEVSLTFELPETGMISPLSAENFEKYHAISL, from the coding sequence ATGTCCTTAGAAACCGTCCCAGCTCCGTTTATCGTGGAGCAAATGCATCCCATTATTGTGCCTTCGTATGCAGGGTGGTTTGATATGTCTAAAATTCATGATATTGAACGAAAGTCGAACCCAGAGTTTTTTAATGGAAAATCTCCTCTAAAGTCCCCAAGTGTTTACAAAGAATATAGAGATTTTATGATCAACACTTATCGCTTGGAACCCACTGAATACCTAACTGTTACTGCTTGTCGCCGAAACTTAGTTGGTGACGTATGTGCCATTATTCGTGTGCATGCATTTTTAGAGCAATGGGGTCTCATTAATTACCAGGTGGATCCAGAGACAAGACCCCCCTTTCGACTTCCTCCAGTCTCTGGTCATGTGCAAGCGATCAACAACACTCCCATCCTGACCCAGGAAATACTTTCTCAACATGCACCGatcaaaaacgaaaacgaaacCCCTACACCCAAGTTCTTAAAAGTGGAAGAACGCGAATATGAcccaaaagaagaaaaactcaAAGTAAAAGATGATACTCCGGAGAAGGATCCACCATCCTCTTTGCTTCCTCACAAGACCTGCTACTCTTGCGGTGTTGATTGCTCGCAAGCATGGTACCATAAtctcaaaaataaagaatataCCATCTGTCCTCATTGCTACCACCAAGGCCGTTTCGCAAGCTCTTATACTTCTTctgactttttgtttatggaaGGCGTTACGTTTGCTCATGATCGAGATGCCCCGTGGACTGAGCAGGAAACCCTATTATTACTAgaaggaattgaagaaTACGATGATGATTGGAATCAAATTTCTCTCCATGTCGGTACACGTACAAAAGAACAATGTCTAGTGCATTTCTTACAATTACCAATTGAAGACCCTTATAAGAAGGTTCAACAGGATGATTATGGCCCTTTTCAGCAAGGATTTCTACCTTTCAGAGAAACTGAGAATCCCGTGTTGAGTACCTTGACATTCTTAGCCTCTATCATCCAACAGCAAACCAATTCAAATCCCTCTGCAAAATTCCCAACTGAGAAGCATTCTGAAAGTcctgaaaagaaagataagaaaatggattcaCCTTCATCAAATGCTCTAGAGACTGCCGCACGTGCCGCGATAAATGCTGCAGCTGAGAAATCAAGGATAATATCCTCTTGTGAACGCAGACATTTACGTCGTctagtttttcttcttattcAATCTCAGcttgaaaaagttgaaataaaaatgaaggtTTTAGAAGAACTGGAAAAATTCTGTTCTTTGGAGCTTTCTGAATTAGACGTCCGTGCCAAGAAACTCATCCTTGAGCGCCTTTCAACCAAGAGGATGCTCTTAGAATTCGACTCACAATTAAAAGGTGCTCTTAATCTTGGCGGAGAAGAAGGTTTGAGGATTTTAGACGATATGATGAATACCGAACATACAGAAGTGTCGCTTACCTTTGAATTGCCAGAGACCGGAATGATTTCTCCACTAAGTGctgaaaattttgaaaagtatcATGCCATTTCTTTGTAG
- the gly1 gene encoding threonine aldolase Gly1, whose translation MNGTTSNTTVPPKTASVTTNGHSEKKYRPWNDFRSDTFTVPSDEMRQVMYEATDGDAVYEEDEDTIKLEEYVAKLSGKEAGLFVTSGTQGNQLCIRTHLHQPPHSIVCDDRAHIYNWEAGAIGLFTQSIVRPVAPKNGKYITAEEVESKLIIGEDIHFAPTRLICLENTIKGSVIPIEEIARISALAKSYNIPLHCDGARLWDASAASGVSIEEYCSYFDTVSLCLSKGLGAPIGSVIVGPKDVINKATWFRKAYGGGMRQSGMLAAAGLHSIERNFPLLTRVHKYCQDFTKYAESLGVEFEVTPETSIAILTNVNVAILVDEAKKAGIVLMGPRVVFHIQITADAVDMLKHALKRTVERQELEPDVVAKPGEFKVGY comes from the coding sequence atgaacgGAACAACCAGTAATACAACAGTTCCTCCCAAAACTGCTTCTGTTACCACGAACGGACACTCTGAGAAGAAGTATCGTCCTTGGAATGATTTCCGTAGTGATACATTTACAGTTCCTTCGGACGAAATGCGCCAAGTCATGTACGAAGCCACCGATGGTGACGCCGTgtatgaagaagatgaggACACTATAAAATTAGAAGAGTACGTTGCTAAACTGAGCGGAAAAGAAGCTGGTTTGTTTGTCACTTCTGGTACTCAAGGAAACCAACTATGTATCCGTActcatcttcatcaacCTCCTCACAGTATCGTTTGTGACGACCGTGCTCATATTTACAACTGGGAAGCTGGTGCTATTGGACTTTTCACTCAATCCATTGTACGTCCTGTAGCTCCTAAGAACGGAAAGTACATAACTGCCGAAGAAGTCGAGAGCAAATTAATCATCGGAGAAGATATTCACTTTGCTCCTACTAGATTGATTTGCTTGGAAAACACGATTAAGGGCTCCGTAATTCCAATCGAAGAAATTGCTCGTATTTCTGCTCTTGCAAAATCCTACAACATTCCCCTTCACTGTGATGGTGCTCGTCTCTGGGATGCCTCCGCTGCCTCCGGTGTCTCCATTGAAGAATACTGTTCTTATTTCGACACCGTCAGTCTTTGCTTGAGCAAGGGTCTCGGTGCCCCCATCGGCAGTGTAATTGTTGGACCTAAGGACGTCATTAACAAGGCTACGTGGTTTCGTAAAGCCTATGGTGGTGGTATGCGTCAGTCTGGTATGTTGGCCGCTGCTGGTTTGCACTCTATTGAACGCAATTTCCCCTTGCTCACTCGCGTTCATAAATACTGTCAAGATTTCACCAAGTACGCCGAGTCATTGGGAGTTGAGTTTGAAGTTACTCCTGAAACCAGCATTGCTATCCTTACCAATGTAAACGTGGCTATTCTTGTTGACGAAGCCAAAAAGGCCGGTATCGTTCTAATGGGACCTCGTGTCGTTTTCCATATTCAAATCACCGCCGATGCTGTCGACATGTTGAAGCATGCGTTGAAACGAACCGTTGAGCGCCAAGAATTGGAGCCTGATGTCGTTGCTAAACCCGGTGAATTTAAGGTTGGTTATTAA
- the bub3 gene encoding mitotic spindle checkpoint WD repeat protein Bub3 — protein sequence MPSILTRLNDFKDGISSVNFSPIEKDHLLIGSWDNGLKLVKAAEEQRCLQSYTLSSPILTSGYLNATAAFAGSLDGLVYLVDISSGTHLVIGKHGKGVSCTAAIQGSECFMTGSWDQSFQLWDPRQRVAIDKKHVEKKVLAASSALNLLVLGCTERENLVYDIRNLKLPFQRRPSTFKYMTRDVCCISGEGFVSSSIEGRTSIEYLNPSPEWQTKNFTFKCHRQIQKQHDIVYPVNALTFHPVHQTLATAGGDGSVAFWDIQVRKRLRVLYPSKTSISSVAYNFDGSLLSVATCAQDEANGSVYIYALENDFAMPKRSA from the exons ATGCCATCTATATTGACACGGCTAAATGATTTTAAAGATGGAATATCGAGTGTAAATTTTTCACCAATAGAGAAGGATCACTTACTTATAGGCTCTTGGGACAATGGTCTAAAACTGGTAAAGGCTGCAGAAGAACAGCGTTGCTTACAGAGTTATACTCTCTCTAGTCCAATCTTAACCAGTGGATATTTAAATGCAACAGCGGCTTTTGCTGGAAGTCTTGACGGACTAGTGTATTTAGTAGACATTTCATCTGGTACTCATTTAGTCATTGGCAAACATGGAAAGGGAGTGTCTTGTACGGCTGCTATTCAAGGGTCTG AGTGCTTCATGACAGGTTCTTGGGACCAATCTTTTCAGTTATGGGATCCACGGCAAAGAGTGGCCATAGATAAGAAAcatgttgaaaaaaaagttctAGCTGCTAGTTCAGCTCTGAATCTTCTCGTCCTTGGATGCACCGAGAGAGAAAATTTGGTATACGATATTCGTAACTTGAAGCTGcctttccaaagaaggCCGTCAACCTTTAAGTATATGACTAGAGATGTCTGTTGCATCAGTGGTGAAGGCTTTGTGTCTTCAAGTATTGAAGGAAGAACATCAATAGAATATCTCAATCCGAGTCCAGAGTGGCAGACGAAGAACTTTACCTTTAAATGCCACCGTCAAATTCAGAAGCAACATGACATTGTATATCCTGTGAATGCTCTTACTTTTCACCCTGTTCATCAAACTCTTGCTACGGCAGGCGGCGACGGATCTGTGGCTTTTTGGGATATTCAAGTGCGTAAGCGACTTCGTGTACTTTATCCCTCAAAAACAAGTATTTCTAGCGTTGCATATAATTTTGATGGATCACTACTTTCTGTGGCTACCTGTGCCCAAGATGAAGCCAACGGTAGTGTTTACATTTATGCTCTAGAGAACGATTTTGCTATGCCCAAGAGAAGTGCttga
- the mrp2 gene encoding mitochondrial ribosomal protein subunit S14 produces MQFVGRLKHKAYRDFLCRNLFAKHEVERQSNLYIYRNPELPLRVRLEAKNRIDSLPENSHPTKIKNRCVATGRGRGVFRAFQLARFAFRLKARANVLPGVRKASW; encoded by the exons ATGCAATTCGTTGGCCGTTTAAAACACAAGGCGTATCGAGACTTTCTTTGCAGAAACCTTTTCGCAAAACATGAAGTTGAGCGCCAAAGCAATCTCTATATCTACAGAAATCCTGAGTTGCCTCTACGAGTTCGATTAGAGGCTAAGAACAGAATTGATTCTCTTCCAGAAAACTCGCATCctacaaaaataaaaaatcgTTGCGTTGCTACTGGTAGAGGTCGTGGTGTATTTCGCGCATTCCAACTTGCAAGA TTTGCCTTCCGTTTGAAAGCTAGAGCCAATGTATTACCCGGCGTACG AAAGGCTTCTTGGTAG